The proteins below are encoded in one region of Flavobacterium nackdongense:
- a CDS encoding DUF418 domain-containing protein, with protein sequence MQNLTIKRIEQIDALRGFALFGIIMTHMFEGYLASMTPPQYLGFNIVYPLDRFAQVVIQNLFVGKFYAIFSMLFGLSFYLILDQKKGSSSLKFIWRLVLLFLIGFIHHIHYRGDFLTVYAVFGFALIFFRKVPDKIILILGLFLAFNGPSMVTNSISLLQKSRQETVQIIKETKNIAFNNSENNPVTQANAYFDLILKGEYRKLLVSNSTTGFYNKYNYLKFSGRLWVIPGLFLLGLWIGRKKWHEKIDKIPLVKIISISALIGIPLTIVSYYFSKPTNTEIIHYVGSIAKDASNIFMPLLYIVIFLYFFKLSSTNKIVSQLIPVGKMGLTTYVLQSAFGIFIFYGLGLGLLLQLSGTVALGLGFVFFIIQILFCKWWFSKYRFGPLEWLWRSGTNGRWQSFKITEIQKIE encoded by the coding sequence ATGCAAAACCTTACAATAAAAAGAATTGAGCAAATTGATGCGTTGCGCGGCTTTGCGTTATTTGGCATTATAATGACCCATATGTTTGAAGGCTATTTGGCAAGTATGACACCGCCTCAGTATCTGGGATTTAATATTGTATATCCGCTAGACCGTTTTGCTCAGGTTGTAATTCAAAACCTGTTTGTTGGAAAATTTTATGCCATATTCTCGATGCTATTTGGACTGAGTTTCTATTTAATTTTAGACCAAAAAAAAGGTTCTAGTTCCTTGAAATTTATCTGGAGATTAGTGCTGTTATTCCTGATAGGATTTATTCACCATATTCATTACAGAGGTGATTTTTTGACCGTCTATGCAGTCTTTGGTTTCGCGTTAATTTTTTTTAGAAAAGTACCAGATAAAATCATTTTGATTCTTGGGTTATTTCTTGCTTTCAACGGGCCTTCTATGGTTACGAATTCCATTTCATTACTTCAAAAATCAAGACAGGAAACAGTCCAAATTATAAAAGAAACTAAAAACATAGCTTTCAATAATTCTGAAAATAATCCCGTTACACAAGCGAATGCTTATTTTGATTTGATCCTTAAAGGTGAATACCGAAAATTGCTTGTGTCTAACAGTACTACTGGCTTTTACAACAAATACAATTACCTAAAATTTAGTGGAAGACTGTGGGTTATACCGGGATTGTTCTTGTTAGGACTTTGGATTGGTCGTAAAAAATGGCACGAAAAAATAGACAAAATCCCATTGGTCAAAATAATTTCAATTTCAGCTTTAATAGGCATACCTTTGACAATAGTAAGTTATTACTTTTCGAAACCAACCAACACCGAAATTATTCATTATGTTGGCTCAATTGCCAAAGATGCTTCTAATATTTTTATGCCTCTTTTATATATCGTTATCTTCCTTTATTTTTTCAAACTTAGTAGCACCAATAAAATAGTTAGTCAATTGATACCGGTTGGTAAAATGGGACTGACCACTTATGTATTGCAATCTGCTTTTGGAATTTTTATTTTCTATGGACTTGGACTTGGACTTTTATTACAGTTATCAGGTACAGTAGCACTTGGCCTTGGATTTGTATTTTTTATCATTCAAATACTATTTTGCAAATGGTGGTTTAGCAAGTATAGGTTTGGTCCTTTGGAATGGCTATGGAGAAGCGGTACAAATGGCAGGTGGCAATCCTTTAAGATTACCGAAATACAAAAAATAGAGTAA
- a CDS encoding DUF6364 family protein — translation MNAKLTLKLDQEIIEKAKHYASEKKLSLSRIIENYLNSLTSDKTNNDIQISPFVKSLSSGIKIPADYDYKKDRADYLEQKYK, via the coding sequence ATGAATGCTAAACTCACATTAAAGCTTGACCAAGAGATAATTGAAAAAGCTAAACATTATGCGTCTGAAAAAAAATTAAGCTTGTCTAGAATTATAGAAAACTATCTTAATTCTTTGACTTCAGATAAAACAAATAATGACATACAAATTTCGCCATTTGTAAAAAGTCTTTCTTCAGGAATTAAAATTCCAGCTGATTATGATTATAAAAAAGATCGTGCTGATTATTTAGAACAAAAATACAAATGA
- a CDS encoding type II toxin-antitoxin system VapC family toxin, translated as MSRIFLDTNVILDLLGERVPFFDSIAKVATLADQKKLTIIVSPLSFTTIDYVLNKYESSESVLNKLRKFKIICEVCEVNEETIDKALNSNFKDFEDAVQYFTALQTNCSIIITRNGKDFKNATIPIMTSEEYLSSII; from the coding sequence ATGAGCAGAATTTTTTTAGACACTAACGTTATATTAGATTTGTTAGGAGAAAGAGTTCCTTTTTTTGATTCTATTGCTAAAGTTGCTACTTTGGCAGATCAAAAAAAACTTACTATAATTGTCTCACCTCTGTCATTCACGACGATAGATTATGTTTTGAATAAATATGAAAGTTCTGAATCTGTTCTGAATAAACTTCGAAAGTTTAAAATAATCTGTGAGGTTTGTGAGGTTAATGAAGAAACAATTGACAAAGCGTTGAATTCGAATTTCAAAGATTTTGAAGATGCTGTTCAATATTTTACTGCTTTACAAACTAACTGTTCAATAATTATAACTAGAAACGGAAAAGATTTTAAGAATGCTACAATTCCGATTATGACGTCTGAGGAATATTTAAGTAGTATTATATAA
- a CDS encoding DUF5675 family protein, with protein sequence MENKIIRVAQGKQSTLSQLYINGIFQCYLLEDKIREVKIASQTAIPTGVFELKLNTWGAKNADYKRAFGNLHQGMIEISGLPNFSFVYIHVGNTIKDTAGCPLCGFGFQFAEGDFQVTQSIAAYKMIYPKLVALAKDPSNKFTIENNFQF encoded by the coding sequence ATGGAAAATAAAATAATCAGGGTCGCCCAAGGCAAACAAAGTACATTGAGCCAGTTGTATATCAACGGGATTTTCCAATGTTATTTGTTAGAAGATAAAATCAGGGAAGTGAAGATTGCTTCACAAACTGCCATTCCTACAGGTGTTTTTGAATTAAAACTCAACACTTGGGGAGCAAAAAATGCGGATTACAAGAGAGCTTTTGGAAACCTACACCAGGGAATGATTGAGATTTCGGGATTACCGAATTTCAGTTTTGTCTATATCCACGTCGGAAATACTATAAAAGATACTGCCGGTTGTCCGCTTTGTGGTTTTGGTTTCCAATTTGCTGAAGGCGATTTTCAAGTTACCCAAAGTATAGCAGCTTACAAAATGATTTATCCCAAGTTGGTTGCATTGGCAAAGGATCCTTCTAACAAATTTACCATTGAAAATAATTTTCAATTTTAA
- a CDS encoding DUF6943 family protein produces MLNFIIKTHRKDTVYTKPHLFVLNKGMNSGKPQKTPFTNSFVIIFQNEEDCESLFFIAYSLWQTKFWHQYLVGSVISFLRLPDFKKQFNPQASLMMMEHEQHQKNVAALKLLEKKEKQYKEDMMLINDIRRAILYRYCRK; encoded by the coding sequence ATGCTAAATTTCATCATCAAGACCCACCGAAAAGACACCGTTTACACAAAACCCCATTTATTTGTACTTAACAAGGGGATGAACAGCGGAAAGCCACAAAAAACGCCATTTACTAACAGTTTTGTTATCATTTTTCAAAACGAAGAGGACTGCGAAAGCCTTTTTTTCATCGCATATAGTTTATGGCAAACAAAATTCTGGCATCAGTATTTAGTAGGTTCGGTTATTTCGTTTTTGCGTCTTCCAGATTTCAAAAAACAATTCAATCCACAAGCCAGTTTGATGATGATGGAGCACGAGCAGCACCAAAAAAATGTTGCAGCTCTCAAACTTCTGGAGAAAAAAGAAAAGCAATACAAAGAGGATATGATGCTTATAAATGACATCCGCAGAGCCATTTTATACCGTTATTGTAGAAAATAA
- a CDS encoding DEAD/DEAH box helicase, with amino-acid sequence MTTFEQFNLPKSVQKAIDDLGFTTPTPIQEKTFSVIMSGRDMMGIAQTGTGKTFAYLLPLLKLYKFSTTHTPKIVILVPTRELVVQVVEEVEKLTKYMSVRTIGIFGGVNINTQKTTVYQGCDILVGTPGRVMDLTLDNVIRFEDMQKLVIDEFDEMLNLGFRTQLTAILAMMPKKRQNILFSATMTDEVDAVLNDYFDYPEEVTLSASGTPLENITQITYNVPNFNTKINLLKHLLQTNEDMSRVLVFVNNKKISDMVHTRIEEDFEGQFGVIHSNKSQNYRLSTMAEFQAGNLRGLITTDIMARGLDISNITHVINFEMPELPELYMHRIGRTGRADASGTAISLITPREEESKFAIELLMNMELPAETFPETVEISTKLIEPEKDRQPMKFMMKKVKLEGDGAFHEKSKKNKKVNLGGPGVTKKKTHGSVNRNMLKNQAKKRKDKK; translated from the coding sequence ATGACCACTTTCGAACAATTCAATCTTCCCAAATCAGTACAAAAAGCAATCGATGATTTAGGATTTACCACACCAACTCCCATTCAGGAAAAAACTTTTTCTGTGATAATGTCAGGACGCGATATGATGGGAATTGCACAAACCGGAACGGGTAAAACATTCGCCTATTTGTTGCCATTATTGAAACTATACAAATTTTCTACTACTCATACACCCAAAATTGTGATTCTGGTTCCAACACGTGAATTGGTTGTTCAAGTGGTAGAAGAAGTCGAAAAACTAACCAAATATATGTCGGTTCGCACCATTGGTATTTTTGGAGGTGTGAACATCAATACTCAAAAAACAACGGTTTATCAAGGTTGCGATATTCTGGTAGGAACTCCAGGACGTGTAATGGATTTAACATTAGACAATGTCATCCGTTTTGAAGATATGCAAAAATTGGTCATCGATGAGTTCGACGAAATGCTCAATTTAGGTTTCCGTACCCAATTGACTGCCATCTTGGCTATGATGCCTAAAAAACGTCAAAACATCTTATTTTCAGCCACAATGACGGATGAAGTAGATGCTGTTTTGAATGACTATTTTGATTATCCTGAAGAAGTTACGCTTTCGGCATCGGGAACTCCATTAGAAAATATTACGCAAATAACTTATAATGTTCCAAACTTCAACACCAAAATTAATTTGCTGAAGCATTTGTTACAGACCAATGAAGATATGAGTCGTGTTTTGGTTTTTGTGAACAATAAGAAAATTTCGGATATGGTTCACACTCGAATCGAGGAAGATTTTGAGGGTCAATTTGGTGTCATTCATTCCAATAAATCCCAAAATTATCGTTTGAGTACGATGGCTGAATTTCAGGCGGGAAATCTACGTGGTTTAATCACTACCGATATTATGGCGAGAGGTTTGGATATTTCGAATATCACCCACGTTATCAACTTTGAAATGCCCGAACTTCCTGAATTGTATATGCACCGTATTGGGCGAACCGGTCGTGCCGATGCTTCTGGAACAGCGATCAGTTTGATTACGCCTCGTGAAGAAGAATCAAAATTTGCCATCGAATTATTAATGAATATGGAATTGCCAGCAGAGACTTTCCCTGAAACCGTAGAAATTTCAACAAAACTCATCGAACCTGAAAAAGACCGACAGCCGATGAAGTTTATGATGAAAAAGGTGAAACTAGAAGGCGATGGTGCATTCCACGAGAAAAGCAAAAAGAACAAAAAAGTCAATTTGGGTGGTCCTGGTGTAACCAAGAAAAAAACACACGGTTCTGTCAATAGAAATATGTTGAAAAACCAAGCCAAGAAGCGTAAGGATAAAAAATAA
- a CDS encoding thermonuclease family protein, protein MQYNAKAPYIVETHWQIEEVLDGDSIIICHRFTQMKKEIRLYGLDAPEVKLNRKMMEDEEKSSLPAQLLLQFGLQSLHFVLSVAPPKTVVTIITEQENYYDYWNRQLGYVILPGGECLNDLLLINGYAKATQNYYCGRLAEYQMMNRQAQLNQLGIYSFVKSF, encoded by the coding sequence ATGCAATACAACGCAAAAGCACCGTACATAGTGGAAACCCACTGGCAAATTGAAGAAGTCCTTGATGGCGATAGCATCATCATTTGCCATCGTTTCACTCAAATGAAAAAAGAAATCCGTCTTTATGGCTTGGATGCACCAGAAGTAAAACTAAATAGGAAGATGATGGAGGATGAAGAGAAAAGCAGTTTGCCTGCCCAATTATTGCTCCAATTTGGTTTGCAATCCTTGCACTTCGTTTTGTCGGTTGCACCGCCCAAAACGGTTGTAACTATCATTACTGAACAGGAGAACTATTATGACTACTGGAACAGGCAATTAGGGTATGTAATATTACCAGGAGGAGAATGTCTAAATGATTTGCTTTTGATTAATGGGTATGCCAAAGCAACCCAAAACTATTACTGCGGGAGGTTGGCGGAATATCAAATGATGAACCGCCAAGCGCAGCTTAATCAATTAGGAATTTACAGTTTTGTAAAAAGTTTTTGA
- a CDS encoding DEAD/DEAH box helicase has protein sequence MNEYLTAIENLQNPSFQKIRTLANNSISHLTQFEKDTLWAELQHGVALLNTHEHLCQYLRSFGNMHQAKLIDAFQQLPPKIFKNGFEIIDWGCGQGLGTINLFDFIANIGFANNVKKVTLIEPSKEALDRAFKHTNCYLKNQNNITTINDFFENITENQLKSELGIPVIHIFSNILDVAQIDLKHLAKLVDQSVLSDNYIVSVGPLNATNRRIDAFYNYFDVPIIYEQENRYFKEKSWTYKCKIYKLEYNQKGNLIPIEFYPSVQFHAAYELDAYKTARRKTDCKLFDAFSNFEVNAPFDIGASVYNDVHSIFAVLNNIITRGLPTKASLFIEETFCQTFENTTKENNLGEIYFKSKNSINYDQISDDVLNILNNKTTGYNISNEFIELLSPIAIARFQKMIIEAILTGNLSIENEAWNVLVEEQDVPFAAIALKDLQDSFFHLTQLSSEYNNLKFPEIKLDIICNEEFIDSPLHLKANVNFVVKPFHLEKIYDLVVDMAMLKSASIDKITFSKYKCKNNCYFNVRSTNSKRSSRTIYTSSLIKYNKLVEKDSQGGFVENEKQKEHLTYFLQLLFRKNEFRPGQLPILDRALQNLPVIGLLPTGGGKSLTYQIAGLLQPGITLVIDPLKSLMKDQYDGLISSGIDCCTFINSTATPSEKKQRETQLESSQLLFAFVSPERLAILEFRQRLKNMHEYNVYFSYGVIDEVHCVSEWGHDFRFSYLHLGRNLYNFVKAKDGPISLFGLTATASFDVLADVERELSGNGAFSLDSETTVRYENTNRLELQYKIEKVDISFKEFDIKFKGIILDPSLPKIIDINNDKIVHTSKSNYLQNYLSEIPNYINELQINSNIDLIKTRFLIRQNNEDNLDNDLFINMPADYIQTKHEYPQAGIIFCPHAQGTGISVQQNHSKLNDVYQNIGSFSGKDTDGSSMQNLELFRNNELPIMVATKAFGMGIDKPNVRFTLNMNYSSSLESFVQEAGRAGRDRKMALSVIFLSDYEISKIKDNFNDNTFPIPIIKNSWFKKGGLEEVIQKYNLKIPKEYIETASPSKDLAKLYCDFADSTFQNNQCEIMKCPHLQKCEIKNISQESKGWKTEEEIKTKLTEQDKKLNKKYLKYLSADYETVMYFYNTNFKGETFEKTNMVNILNSSDVFVELDKIRLPKKGFLDSLTGVKDNEKVIVYVPYNQGVNDTDISKAIYRMCCIELIEDFTQNYSAKEFRIVVRKKAEGLYFEGLRKFLLRYYTNDRALVELEKAKNYDVKVNEIPIITEIYKCLAYLTEFVYDKISEKRKRAIDDMRNFCIEGADESKSWTERNEDLKDFIYYYFNSKYAKKNYIADNGEPYSLTNDTDGGKISNPEIVLKYLKVTKDKIIGVGTPIDNVKHLQGAVRLIKRSLTDSNPTLLLLNAFTLLYLGTKNNNNLEVELRNSYLDGMSEMAERMEYDISFWKLFSDFNSNIGNDIEYQNFEQLKTEAKLMIHSNKLKEIADKYTM, from the coding sequence ATGAACGAATATCTTACTGCTATAGAAAACTTACAAAATCCTTCCTTTCAAAAGATAAGGACTTTAGCAAACAATAGCATTTCTCACTTAACGCAATTTGAAAAAGATACACTTTGGGCAGAATTACAACACGGAGTAGCTCTGCTTAATACCCACGAACATTTGTGTCAATATTTGCGGTCTTTTGGAAATATGCACCAAGCCAAATTAATTGATGCCTTTCAACAATTACCGCCTAAAATTTTTAAAAATGGCTTTGAAATAATTGATTGGGGCTGTGGACAAGGATTGGGTACAATAAATCTGTTCGATTTTATAGCAAATATTGGATTTGCAAATAATGTAAAAAAAGTAACTTTAATCGAGCCTTCAAAAGAAGCATTAGATAGAGCTTTTAAACACACGAATTGTTATCTCAAGAATCAAAATAACATAACAACAATTAACGATTTTTTTGAAAACATAACTGAAAACCAACTTAAAAGTGAGCTTGGAATTCCTGTTATCCATATTTTTTCAAATATTTTAGATGTTGCTCAAATAGACTTAAAACATCTTGCTAAATTAGTAGATCAAAGCGTTTTATCTGACAATTACATTGTCAGTGTTGGACCTCTTAATGCCACAAACCGTAGAATAGATGCATTTTATAATTATTTTGATGTTCCAATAATATACGAACAAGAGAATCGATATTTCAAAGAGAAATCTTGGACATATAAATGTAAAATATACAAATTAGAATACAACCAAAAAGGAAATCTTATTCCTATCGAGTTTTATCCATCCGTACAATTTCACGCAGCCTACGAACTAGATGCATACAAAACAGCGAGACGAAAAACAGATTGTAAATTATTTGATGCTTTTTCAAATTTTGAAGTTAATGCACCCTTCGATATTGGCGCAAGTGTTTATAATGATGTTCATTCCATTTTTGCGGTATTAAATAATATAATAACGAGAGGATTACCTACAAAGGCGAGCTTATTTATAGAAGAAACTTTCTGCCAAACTTTTGAAAATACAACAAAAGAAAATAATTTAGGGGAGATTTATTTTAAAAGTAAAAACTCAATTAATTACGATCAAATCTCTGATGATGTTCTAAATATACTCAACAACAAAACGACAGGCTACAACATTTCAAATGAATTTATAGAATTGCTTTCCCCAATTGCAATTGCTCGTTTTCAGAAAATGATAATAGAAGCAATCTTGACAGGAAATCTTTCTATTGAAAATGAAGCCTGGAATGTACTTGTTGAGGAACAAGATGTTCCTTTTGCTGCTATTGCACTTAAGGATTTACAGGACAGTTTTTTTCATTTAACACAGCTTAGTTCGGAATACAATAATTTAAAATTTCCAGAAATCAAATTAGATATTATCTGCAATGAAGAATTTATAGACTCTCCTTTGCATTTAAAAGCTAACGTTAATTTTGTTGTTAAACCATTTCATTTAGAGAAAATATATGATTTAGTGGTTGATATGGCAATGTTAAAATCTGCATCTATTGACAAGATTACTTTTAGTAAATACAAGTGCAAAAATAATTGTTACTTTAATGTTCGCTCTACAAATTCAAAAAGAAGCAGCAGAACGATTTACACATCAAGTTTAATAAAATACAACAAACTTGTAGAAAAAGATTCACAAGGAGGTTTCGTAGAAAACGAAAAACAAAAAGAGCATCTAACCTATTTTTTACAACTTCTTTTTAGAAAAAATGAATTTAGGCCAGGACAACTTCCTATACTAGACAGAGCGCTACAAAATCTTCCTGTAATTGGTCTTTTACCAACAGGAGGAGGTAAATCACTTACCTATCAAATTGCAGGACTACTTCAACCAGGAATAACTTTGGTAATAGACCCTCTTAAATCATTAATGAAAGACCAATACGATGGTTTGATTAGTAGTGGTATTGATTGCTGTACGTTTATAAATTCAACAGCAACTCCAAGCGAAAAAAAACAGAGAGAAACACAATTGGAATCATCGCAATTGCTATTCGCATTTGTATCTCCAGAACGCTTAGCGATTTTAGAGTTCAGACAAAGGTTAAAAAATATGCACGAATACAACGTATATTTTTCCTATGGAGTAATTGATGAAGTGCACTGTGTTTCGGAATGGGGACACGATTTTAGATTTTCATATCTACATTTAGGTCGAAATCTATATAATTTTGTAAAAGCCAAAGATGGCCCTATTTCTCTTTTTGGTCTTACGGCAACTGCTTCTTTTGACGTTTTGGCAGATGTAGAGAGAGAACTATCAGGTAATGGTGCCTTCTCATTGGATTCAGAAACAACTGTTCGTTATGAAAACACCAATAGGTTAGAACTACAATACAAAATCGAAAAAGTTGATATCAGTTTTAAAGAATTTGATATTAAATTTAAAGGAATAATATTAGACCCTAGTTTGCCTAAAATAATTGATATAAATAATGACAAAATTGTTCATACCTCGAAAAGCAATTATTTGCAGAATTATTTATCCGAAATTCCTAATTATATCAATGAATTACAAATAAATTCAAACATTGATTTAATCAAAACTAGATTTTTAATAAGGCAAAATAACGAAGATAATTTAGACAATGATCTGTTTATAAATATGCCTGCTGATTATATTCAAACAAAACACGAATACCCGCAAGCGGGTATTATTTTTTGTCCACACGCACAAGGAACTGGCATTTCAGTACAACAGAACCATTCAAAGTTAAATGATGTTTACCAAAATATAGGTTCTTTTTCAGGCAAAGACACCGATGGTAGTTCGATGCAAAATCTTGAATTATTCCGAAATAATGAATTACCAATAATGGTTGCTACCAAAGCATTTGGTATGGGAATTGACAAACCAAATGTTCGATTTACATTGAATATGAACTATTCGAGTTCCTTAGAAAGTTTTGTTCAAGAAGCAGGAAGAGCAGGAAGAGATAGGAAAATGGCTTTGTCAGTTATATTTTTATCAGATTATGAAATTTCAAAAATAAAAGACAATTTTAATGATAATACCTTTCCTATACCAATAATTAAAAATTCTTGGTTTAAAAAAGGAGGTTTGGAAGAGGTAATTCAAAAATACAACTTAAAAATTCCGAAAGAATATATTGAAACTGCCAGTCCTTCAAAAGATTTGGCAAAGTTGTATTGTGATTTTGCTGACAGTACTTTTCAAAACAATCAATGCGAAATTATGAAATGCCCGCATCTCCAAAAGTGTGAAATTAAAAACATTTCACAGGAAAGTAAGGGTTGGAAAACAGAAGAGGAAATAAAAACAAAATTAACTGAACAAGATAAAAAACTAAACAAAAAATATCTAAAATACCTAAGTGCCGATTATGAAACCGTAATGTATTTTTATAATACTAATTTCAAAGGAGAAACTTTTGAAAAAACCAATATGGTAAATATTCTTAATTCTAGTGATGTCTTTGTAGAATTAGATAAAATTCGTTTACCTAAAAAGGGTTTTCTTGATAGTCTCACAGGAGTTAAAGATAATGAAAAAGTAATAGTTTATGTTCCATATAATCAAGGCGTCAATGATACTGATATCTCAAAAGCAATATACAGAATGTGTTGCATTGAACTTATTGAAGATTTTACACAAAATTATAGTGCAAAAGAATTTAGAATAGTAGTTAGAAAAAAAGCGGAAGGATTATATTTTGAAGGTTTAAGAAAATTTTTGCTGAGATATTATACCAATGATAGAGCATTAGTTGAATTAGAAAAAGCAAAAAACTATGATGTTAAAGTTAATGAAATACCTATTATTACTGAAATATATAAATGTTTGGCATATCTAACAGAATTTGTATATGATAAAATATCAGAAAAAAGAAAAAGAGCCATTGATGATATGCGTAATTTCTGCATCGAGGGAGCTGATGAAAGTAAAAGCTGGACAGAAAGAAACGAGGATTTAAAAGATTTTATATACTACTATTTCAACTCAAAATATGCAAAAAAAAATTATATCGCCGATAATGGAGAACCCTATTCTTTAACAAACGATACAGACGGAGGTAAAATATCTAATCCAGAAATAGTATTAAAATATTTAAAAGTTACAAAAGACAAAATTATAGGAGTAGGAACTCCAATTGATAATGTCAAGCATTTACAGGGTGCTGTACGATTGATAAAAAGATCACTCACGGATAGTAATCCTACTTTATTGTTACTAAATGCTTTTACTTTATTGTATTTAGGAACAAAAAACAACAATAACCTTGAAGTTGAACTTAGGAATAGTTATTTGGATGGAATGTCTGAAATGGCAGAACGAATGGAATATGATATTTCATTTTGGAAGTTATTTTCTGATTTTAATTCAAATATTGGAAACGACATTGAATATCAAAATTTTGAACAATTAAAAACAGAAGCAAAATTGATGATTCACAGTAATAAACTAAAAGAAATAGCTGACAAATACACTATGTAA